The Cellvibrio zantedeschiae genomic sequence CCGTCCTTGGCTTTCACCCCGTTGGGTCAGCTACGCTGTGCAAAATTGCTCCTGCATTTTGTGGACAAGCAACGAAAAGTAACTCGCCAGCAGGCGAAATAAATACCGACTATTTGCACGCACTACCGATACTTAAAACCTGTCCGCAACCAAACCCGCAAACATCTCCAGTCATCTGGCTTCACCGAATCCTGCAAAATAACAATGCGATGTATTCTTCCGCTTATAGTTTCGCGCAGCGGTAAAATAATAACTCCAGACCACAATAAAATTTCACCAAAAGGTTCGAAGATAGATTCACCCGCAGAACTTTTTAATCGCCACACATTTTTTTGAACTTCCAAAGATATTGGCAATGAATTTTTAGCGCGCCATCGCTGACGCAACACAAAAGCAACCAAGATCAAAAACATCAGCCATAAAAGTGGCCAATAAAATGCGGTTAAGAAAAAAGGGAAAAGAGCAATCGCAGCTGCGCATAGAATACTGCTGTAAACAGCGAGCTCAAGGCGCCATAAGATGATTGAGGGAACAATAACAATCGGTGCCAAATCGACACCGGCTGTAGTTGTAGATGAAGTTGCTAAATGAGAATCAGCTGCGCTGTTCGGGCTGGAGGCCGGTATTATCTCTGACAATGTTTACAATCCTTTTTAATTCATTATCGTCCGGGTCTTCACGGCGTAAAAACCAGGCAAACATATCCTGGTCTTCACACTCCAATAGTTTCCAATACAATTCTTTGTCCGCTTGCTCAAGCGTGGGATATACGTTTTCCAAAAAGGGCATAAGAACCAAATCTAACTCAAGCATGCCGCGGCGGCTGCCCCAAAATAAACGATTTCTTTCCACCTATTACACCTTCACAAGAACCAAGAGGCGCGATTATACCCGAAAAGCCTTTAACGGCGGAAAGCTTTGGCAATTAGGCTACCGGCAGCTTGGTTTATTTTTAATATGAAAGATGGGATACACTAAGCCCATTCACGTTCATCGACTTTACAGAGTTTTAATCATGTCCAATTGGAATCCATTTTTAATCAGCAAAGGCGCTATCGAAACTTCGGATGGGCGCGTTGATTTCCCCATCGCCGAAATATCATCGGAAAAAACCTATTTGATGCCGCTTACCCAAGGCTTGATTGAAATAAAAGGACCAGACAGCGCCAAATTTTTACAGGGACAAGTCACCTGCGATGTGCGCGAGCTGGCCGAAAAAACAACTCGTTTGGGCGCGCAATGTAATATCAAAGGCCGCATGCTTTTGTGTTTCCGTGCCTTGCAATCGGATAGCGAACGTATCCTGCTGCGCATTCATGCAGGTTTAGTCGCCAATGGACTGGCGAGCCTCGGCAAATATATTGTGTTTTCCAAAGCCAAGTTGGCTGATATCAGCCCAAGCTATCGATATTTAGGTATTTCCGGCCCACAGGCTGCGCAGATTGTTAAAGATGTCTTCGCGGTAGAGTTAATCAAAGATGATGATTGGCAGGCCGCTGGTGAACATCTGATTATCCGCATTACAGAGAACCGTTATGAGTGTTGGCTAGCCGCACAAGATGCCGAAAACCTGTGGAATCAAATGAGCGCCAAGGCAACTCCCGCAGGGCAAAATTTATGGGATCTGCTGAATATTCAGGCCGGTATAGGTGACATCACGCCCGAAACCTTTGAAGCCTTTACGCCCCAAGCGATAAATTTCCAGTTAGTGAACGGTATTAACTTTCGCAAAGGCTGCTATACCGGGCAGGAGATTGTGGCGCGCTTGCATTACCGCGGTACACTCAAGCGTCACATGTATAGATTCGGGTTTACCGGCGCGCAGCAGATACCTGCTCCCGGCTCAGAGCTCATAAACGCCGATGGTAAAACCGTGGGGGAAGTTATTTTGGCAGCCTACACCGGCAGCTCTTCCGGTGAGCTGCTAGCCAGCGTAGTGGACGATGAGCGAGTCGCCATCTACCTCGCAAATAACCCGCAAAAACTCAGTCTCCTTGCTTTACCTTATGCTATACCTACTCCAAATGAGGCGGATTAACCCGCCCGACCAACACCATTCCTACAAGGTTCTGGTGATTAATTAATCTAATACAAGTAGGTAGCCCATGAGTCAAATTGCCGAGCGTGTCCGCCAGGACATTATCACCGCCATCAAAACTGACCAATTAGTATTGCCCACCCTGCCCGAAGTCGCGCTCAAAGTACGTGAGGTTGCAGATGACCCTAATTCCGATATTGAAAAGCTTGCCGGTGTGATTGGCGGTGACGCTGCGCTAAGTGCTCGTATTATTCGCGTTGCTAACAGTCCATTGCTGCGCGCCTCTCGTGCAATTGAAGATTTAAAAACGGCACTTATGCGTTTGGGCATTTCTTACACCTGCAACATAGCCACCGGTTTAGCGATGGAACAAATGTTCCAGGCTACCTCCGATTTGATCGATATGCGTATGCGCGAAGTGTGGAGTCGTTCGAGCGAAGTTGCCGGTATCAGCCATGTGCTATGCCGTCACTACACCAAATTGCGCCCCGACCAGGCGACCCTGGCCGGTTTAGTTCACAAGATTGGCGTTCTGCCGATTTTGACTTACGCTGAAGATCACCCCTTTTTGCTAAACGACAGTTTGACGCTCGATAAAGTCATCGATGAATTGCATGCGCCTATTGGCGATTTGATTTTACGGACGTGGGGATTCCCGGAAGAACTCGCTCATATTCCCTCACAGCACGTAGACTTCCAACGCAAAATTCCCAAAGCAGATTATGCCGATGTGGTGACTGTCGCCATGCTGCAAAGTTACGCTGGCTCCAACTCTCCTTTAGCGCAAATTGATTGCACGCAAGTCACCGCGTTTGAACGTTTGGGTCTTGATCCAGATATTCAAATTTCTGAATCGGAAGATTTGTCAGCCGATATGGAAGCGGCTATGTCCTTGCTGCTTTAATTTAAACCTTCTTTAATTCAAGCCTTCTTTTACTCAAGCCTTCTCGGGCAAACGCCAGTCAATTGGTGTTTGTCCGTGCTGCTCCAAATATTGATTTACCTTCGAGAAATGCCCGCAACCGATAAATCCACGATGAGCCGACAAAGGTGATGGATGAGGCGCGCGTAAAATTAAATGTTTACGGCCATCAATAAATTGTCCTTTTTTCTGCGCATAACTTCCCCACAATAAAAACACTACGCCTTCACGCTGTTCATTCACGATTTGAATTGCACGATCTGT encodes the following:
- a CDS encoding protein YgfX produces the protein MSEIIPASSPNSAADSHLATSSTTTAGVDLAPIVIVPSIILWRLELAVYSSILCAAAIALFPFFLTAFYWPLLWLMFLILVAFVLRQRWRAKNSLPISLEVQKNVWRLKSSAGESIFEPFGEILLWSGVIILPLRETISGRIHRIVILQDSVKPDDWRCLRVWLRTGFKYR
- a CDS encoding FAD assembly factor SdhE translates to MERNRLFWGSRRGMLELDLVLMPFLENVYPTLEQADKELYWKLLECEDQDMFAWFLRREDPDDNELKRIVNIVRDNTGLQPEQRS
- the ygfZ gene encoding CAF17-like 4Fe-4S cluster assembly/insertion protein YgfZ, whose product is MSNWNPFLISKGAIETSDGRVDFPIAEISSEKTYLMPLTQGLIEIKGPDSAKFLQGQVTCDVRELAEKTTRLGAQCNIKGRMLLCFRALQSDSERILLRIHAGLVANGLASLGKYIVFSKAKLADISPSYRYLGISGPQAAQIVKDVFAVELIKDDDWQAAGEHLIIRITENRYECWLAAQDAENLWNQMSAKATPAGQNLWDLLNIQAGIGDITPETFEAFTPQAINFQLVNGINFRKGCYTGQEIVARLHYRGTLKRHMYRFGFTGAQQIPAPGSELINADGKTVGEVILAAYTGSSSGELLASVVDDERVAIYLANNPQKLSLLALPYAIPTPNEAD
- a CDS encoding HDOD domain-containing protein, producing the protein MSQIAERVRQDIITAIKTDQLVLPTLPEVALKVREVADDPNSDIEKLAGVIGGDAALSARIIRVANSPLLRASRAIEDLKTALMRLGISYTCNIATGLAMEQMFQATSDLIDMRMREVWSRSSEVAGISHVLCRHYTKLRPDQATLAGLVHKIGVLPILTYAEDHPFLLNDSLTLDKVIDELHAPIGDLILRTWGFPEELAHIPSQHVDFQRKIPKADYADVVTVAMLQSYAGSNSPLAQIDCTQVTAFERLGLDPDIQISESEDLSADMEAAMSLLL